In Gammaproteobacteria bacterium, one DNA window encodes the following:
- a CDS encoding zinc ribbon domain-containing protein, which produces MPIYEYQCTECGHRLEAIQNFSDAPLKQCPECDHASLRKLISAAAFRLKGTGWYATDFRNNDKKKAGNKKDVAEKSDSSGTRAAKSEGEKSEAASDTKSKTESGGSD; this is translated from the coding sequence ATGCCGATCTATGAATATCAGTGTACGGAGTGCGGACATCGCCTTGAGGCGATTCAAAATTTCAGTGACGCGCCGTTGAAGCAATGTCCAGAGTGTGATCACGCGAGCCTGCGTAAACTGATCTCGGCGGCTGCTTTCCGCTTGAAAGGGACAGGATGGTACGCCACCGATTTTAGGAATAATGACAAGAAGAAGGCCGGAAATAAAAAGGATGTTGCCGAGAAATCAGACTCGTCTGGAACGCGTGCAGCAAAATCAGAGGGGGAAAAGTCTGAGGCGGCATCGGACACAAAGTCCAAAACGGAATCCGGTGGTTCTGACTAG